The following are from one region of the Synechococcus sp. CBW1108 genome:
- a CDS encoding efflux RND transporter periplasmic adaptor subunit: MGSICAIVRSLPLGAGLVAALLVGGCRPEDGAAKRLPQVQSERIGTATFQASFDTLSTLEAAAEVNLAAQAGGRIQRLLVRQGDTVRPGQLLLVLDQAQLRAEVASLRAQMQTNQLNYQRYRELARQGAASALQRDEFRQAYIAAREALVAREADLAFKDLRAPIAGTVADLRVKQGDVIQPAAVLTRLISNDRLLARIDVPAAYANRVRLGQRVLLLDPARSEPLAQGQVSSVDPGVSAPTQTLLVKAAFANPQGRLRNGQRSRTRLVLDQREQLAVPFAAVTQLAGQSFVYVVGSLAQLERQPGKAPLAELRKQPPGSLFALQTPVQLGELQGTLYPVRRGLQPGDRVITAGLLNLRHGAPVRLAASPGSKGS; the protein is encoded by the coding sequence ATGGGATCTATCTGCGCCATCGTCCGTTCTCTGCCCCTGGGGGCTGGCTTGGTGGCCGCCCTGTTGGTGGGGGGGTGCCGGCCCGAGGATGGGGCGGCAAAGCGGCTGCCCCAGGTCCAGAGTGAGCGGATTGGGACCGCTACCTTTCAGGCCAGTTTCGACACGCTGAGCACCCTTGAGGCTGCGGCCGAAGTCAACCTGGCGGCCCAGGCCGGCGGGCGGATCCAGCGGCTGCTGGTGCGTCAGGGTGACACTGTGCGGCCGGGCCAGTTGCTGCTGGTGCTCGACCAGGCCCAGCTGCGGGCGGAGGTGGCCAGCCTGCGCGCCCAGATGCAGACAAACCAGCTCAATTACCAGCGCTACCGGGAGCTGGCTCGCCAGGGGGCCGCCAGCGCGCTGCAAAGGGATGAGTTCCGCCAGGCTTACATCGCCGCCCGCGAAGCCCTGGTGGCCCGCGAAGCCGACCTGGCCTTCAAGGATCTCAGGGCTCCAATCGCCGGCACCGTGGCCGATCTGCGGGTCAAGCAGGGAGATGTGATTCAGCCAGCAGCGGTGCTTACCCGTCTAATCAGCAACGACCGCCTGCTGGCCCGCATTGATGTCCCCGCCGCCTATGCCAACCGGGTGAGGTTGGGGCAGCGGGTGCTGTTGCTCGATCCCGCCCGCTCCGAGCCGCTGGCCCAGGGGCAGGTGAGCTCAGTGGATCCAGGCGTGAGCGCCCCAACCCAGACCCTGCTCGTCAAGGCCGCCTTTGCCAATCCCCAGGGCCGCCTGCGCAACGGCCAGCGCAGTCGCACCCGCCTGGTGCTGGACCAGCGTGAGCAGCTGGCGGTGCCCTTTGCGGCGGTGACCCAGCTAGCGGGCCAGTCGTTTGTCTATGTGGTGGGCAGCCTGGCCCAGCTGGAACGGCAGCCGGGTAAGGCCCCCTTGGCCGAGTTGCGCAAACAGCCGCCCGGTTCCCTTTTCGCCCTGCAGACTCCGGTGCAACTGGGCGAGCTGCAGGGCACTCTCTACCCGGTACGGCGGGGTTTGCAGCCGGGTGATCGGGTGATCACGGCGGGCCTGCTCAACCTGCGCCACGGTGCACCGGTGCGGCTGGCGGCCAGCCCCGGCTCAAAAGGTTCCTGA
- a CDS encoding efflux RND transporter periplasmic adaptor subunit, translating into MAVQTETIGEASFSPSIQVISQLSSTTDVALKPEVDGRVVKILVTQGQRVKAGQPILVLDNVQQSAALDASKAEARKDIVNAERYIFLNEQGAVSTKDRDYYVTQAIQRRDQARATAADLGYKYVTAPISGEIGDLDTVKIGDYVRKGQAITGIVDNSDLWTLMDVPATQASRVQMGQSVELKSQGNPPVISTGKVVFISPYFGISGNQSSPNTVLVKASFPNLTGKLKTGQYVRNRIITGSTRQLSVPVQAVMMQAQQPFVYRVFRLNQVLAKIRASTQIPEAQKQKLEALPPETPIVVQMPVKLGTLEGNRYPLLSGLAAGDQVVVSNTALLRTGMPVKLAGAGQPGVN; encoded by the coding sequence TTGGCAGTCCAGACCGAAACCATCGGTGAGGCCAGTTTTAGCCCCTCGATCCAGGTAATCAGTCAGCTCAGTTCCACCACCGACGTGGCCCTCAAGCCAGAGGTGGATGGACGGGTGGTCAAGATTCTGGTCACCCAGGGGCAGCGGGTCAAAGCAGGTCAGCCGATTCTGGTGCTCGACAACGTGCAGCAGTCGGCAGCCCTCGATGCCAGCAAGGCAGAAGCGCGCAAAGACATTGTCAATGCGGAGCGCTACATCTTTCTGAATGAGCAAGGTGCCGTGTCCACCAAGGACCGTGATTACTACGTCACCCAGGCGATTCAGAGACGCGACCAGGCGCGTGCCACGGCCGCTGATCTCGGCTACAAGTACGTCACGGCTCCGATCAGTGGTGAGATCGGTGACTTAGATACCGTCAAGATCGGCGATTACGTCAGAAAGGGGCAGGCGATCACCGGCATCGTTGATAACAGCGATCTCTGGACCTTGATGGATGTGCCGGCCACCCAGGCCTCCCGGGTGCAGATGGGCCAGTCTGTGGAGCTCAAGTCCCAGGGGAATCCGCCGGTGATCAGCACCGGCAAGGTGGTATTCATCTCGCCTTACTTCGGCATCAGCGGCAACCAGTCCTCACCGAACACGGTGCTGGTTAAGGCCTCTTTCCCCAACCTCACTGGCAAGCTCAAAACTGGCCAGTACGTGCGCAACCGGATCATCACTGGCAGCACCCGCCAGCTCTCGGTGCCGGTGCAGGCCGTGATGATGCAGGCCCAGCAGCCCTTCGTCTACCGCGTCTTCCGCCTCAACCAGGTGCTCGCCAAGATTCGGGCCTCCACCCAGATCCCCGAAGCCCAGAAGCAGAAGCTGGAGGCTCTGCCGCCGGAAACGCCGATCGTGGTGCAGATGCCGGTGAAACTCGGCACCCTGGAGGGCAACCGCTACCCACTGCTCTCGGGCCTGGCGGCCGGCGACCAGGTGGTGGTGAGCAACACGGCCCTGTTGCGCACCGGGATGCCAGTGAAGCTTGCGGGTGCCGGCCAGCCGGGTGTGAACTGA
- a CDS encoding efflux RND transporter permease subunit, with amino-acid sequence MSLSDKFIKRPVLTTVCSILIVLMGIIAIPSLSIENLPNIAPPLIQVTANYGGANSIVTEQAVTNPIEQQINGVPGAAYISSTSSNTGQSIIQVYFNEDTDINIDQVNVQNRVSLAMPQLPQQVSATGVSVMQSTPSILLAYQVTSSQGQFDAPYINGLIYEQLYYQLERVPGVAQVSMLGGSNPAFWLFVDPNKLTANQLTADQIVNAVKSQNSVAIGGLIGGPPAGGSQLFAYPILVADNGNLISVEQLNDLIVGKSPQGNLLRLRDVGQATYGFNTFAQQAVSVEGYPAITVAVFQTPESNALDVSEAVVAVMDQFSQTVPAGITVKQIYNIGQFIESAVSGVTDALGLAIVLVLVILFLFLQNWRATVVPSLAIPISLIGTFAFIKAFGFSINQLTLLGLVLATGLVVDDAIVVIEAVSKNLESGMSPRKAAMECMGTLIGALIATSLVLMAVFVPVAFYPGGIGIIYKQFALTIAFSIAISTFNALTFSPMMSALILKAEQPPKPKGWGWTIGGVVVGLAFGRFSAASFGVGAYVFGVVLFGIAGSRLALIFDRFNQFFAWLQASYARLLQVLIRKRKFVLAGLAGGIVLTVLAFSALPSAFIPEEDQGYGVGIFQLQNGASLSLTQQTGLEIAKVLKEEPDITAASVVSGYGFNGSSPDQGVFFFGLKPLEERSGADQKAPAIVARLNAKLSKISSGLVVAAQPPAIPGFSAQGGFYFQFNDLSNGAYSFNQLDALAQQLVAAGTASDQFSSLYTQCIPSAPAFGLTFDRSIMGTLNVDFQQAMQTIAVLAGGNYSGLTYENGQVRNIYVQSEASGRSTLEDVLSYYVRNRDNKLVQVSEFASSELTSAPPVISHYNLYRTILIQGAEAIGKSSGQALTAIQQIFQKLEFNNIGYALTGLASLQLSAGNASILVFGLGILIVYLVLSAQYESYVTPVIILMTVPLAMLGALVFLALRSIDLNIYAQVGLVTLIGLAAKNGILIVEVAEQHLEEGMGVVEAAMAAAESRMRPILMTAIASLAGFLPLVVATTAGANSQQSLGTVIFGGLLVATVLSLGVVPPFYVLIKQLEARWFGEGGSGDSRTVSAPTISGHD; translated from the coding sequence ATGTCGCTATCAGACAAGTTCATCAAGCGGCCGGTTCTGACCACCGTTTGCAGCATTCTGATCGTGCTGATGGGCATCATCGCGATCCCAAGCCTGTCGATTGAGAACCTCCCCAACATCGCGCCACCCCTGATTCAGGTGACGGCCAACTACGGCGGGGCTAATTCCATAGTTACTGAACAGGCCGTCACCAATCCGATCGAGCAGCAGATCAACGGCGTGCCGGGTGCGGCTTATATCTCCTCCACCAGCTCGAACACCGGTCAGAGCATCATTCAGGTTTATTTCAACGAAGACACTGATATCAACATCGACCAGGTGAACGTGCAGAACCGCGTTTCCCTGGCAATGCCCCAGTTGCCTCAGCAGGTGTCGGCCACGGGGGTGTCGGTGATGCAGAGCACCCCCTCGATCCTGCTGGCCTATCAGGTCACCTCGAGCCAGGGGCAGTTTGATGCGCCTTATATCAATGGCCTCATTTATGAGCAGCTCTATTACCAGCTGGAACGGGTTCCCGGTGTCGCCCAGGTGAGCATGCTGGGGGGCAGCAATCCAGCTTTCTGGCTGTTCGTTGATCCCAACAAACTCACGGCCAACCAGCTGACGGCTGATCAGATCGTTAATGCGGTCAAGAGCCAGAACAGCGTCGCGATTGGCGGTCTCATTGGTGGCCCGCCCGCCGGAGGAAGCCAGCTGTTCGCCTACCCGATTTTGGTCGCCGACAACGGCAACCTGATTTCGGTGGAGCAGCTCAACGATCTGATCGTGGGCAAGTCACCCCAGGGCAACCTGCTGCGGCTCCGGGATGTGGGCCAGGCCACCTATGGCTTCAACACCTTTGCCCAGCAGGCCGTCAGCGTTGAGGGCTACCCGGCTATCACCGTGGCGGTGTTCCAGACCCCCGAGAGCAACGCGCTGGATGTGTCGGAAGCGGTGGTGGCGGTGATGGACCAGTTCTCCCAGACCGTGCCTGCGGGTATCACCGTCAAGCAGATCTACAACATCGGCCAGTTCATTGAGTCGGCCGTGAGTGGCGTGACCGATGCCCTGGGCCTGGCGATTGTGCTCGTGCTGGTGATCCTGTTTCTGTTCCTGCAGAACTGGCGCGCCACGGTGGTTCCCAGCCTGGCGATTCCGATTTCGCTGATCGGCACCTTCGCCTTCATCAAGGCTTTTGGGTTCTCGATCAACCAGCTCACCCTGCTCGGGTTGGTGCTCGCCACCGGCCTGGTGGTGGATGACGCCATCGTGGTGATCGAGGCCGTCTCCAAGAACCTCGAGAGCGGCATGAGCCCCCGCAAGGCTGCGATGGAGTGCATGGGCACCCTGATCGGTGCGTTGATCGCCACCTCGTTGGTGTTGATGGCTGTGTTTGTGCCGGTGGCCTTCTATCCCGGCGGCATCGGCATCATCTACAAGCAATTCGCTCTCACGATCGCCTTTTCGATCGCCATCTCCACCTTCAACGCCCTCACCTTCTCGCCGATGATGTCGGCTCTGATCCTGAAGGCGGAGCAGCCTCCGAAGCCGAAGGGATGGGGTTGGACGATCGGTGGTGTGGTGGTGGGTTTGGCCTTCGGTCGCTTCAGCGCCGCATCCTTTGGTGTCGGCGCCTACGTGTTCGGCGTGGTGCTGTTCGGTATCGCCGGCAGCCGGCTGGCCTTGATTTTTGATCGCTTCAACCAGTTTTTTGCCTGGCTCCAGGCCAGTTATGCCCGGCTTTTGCAGGTTCTGATCCGCAAGCGCAAATTTGTGCTGGCTGGTCTGGCCGGGGGCATTGTGCTGACCGTGCTTGCCTTTTCAGCCCTGCCTTCGGCGTTTATTCCGGAGGAAGACCAGGGCTACGGAGTGGGGATCTTCCAGCTGCAGAATGGCGCCTCCCTCAGTCTCACCCAGCAGACCGGTCTGGAGATCGCCAAGGTGCTCAAGGAGGAGCCAGACATCACGGCTGCTTCGGTGGTGAGCGGCTACGGCTTCAACGGATCCAGCCCTGACCAGGGTGTGTTCTTCTTTGGCCTGAAGCCCCTGGAGGAGCGCAGCGGAGCCGATCAGAAAGCCCCAGCCATCGTTGCTCGGCTCAACGCCAAGCTCTCCAAGATCAGCAGTGGCCTGGTGGTTGCAGCCCAGCCCCCGGCGATTCCAGGCTTCTCGGCCCAGGGTGGCTTCTACTTCCAGTTCAACGACCTCAGCAACGGTGCCTACAGCTTCAACCAGCTTGATGCTCTGGCCCAGCAGCTGGTGGCCGCGGGTACCGCTTCCGATCAGTTTTCCAGTCTCTACACCCAGTGCATTCCCAGCGCGCCGGCCTTTGGTCTGACGTTCGATCGCTCGATCATGGGTACCCTCAATGTCGACTTCCAGCAGGCCATGCAGACGATCGCCGTGCTCGCTGGCGGCAACTATTCCGGACTCACCTATGAGAACGGCCAGGTGCGCAACATTTATGTTCAGTCCGAAGCGTCGGGACGCAGCACCCTGGAGGATGTGCTCAGTTACTACGTGCGCAACCGCGACAACAAGCTGGTGCAGGTGAGCGAGTTTGCCTCGTCTGAACTCACCAGCGCCCCGCCGGTGATCAGTCACTACAACCTTTACCGAACTATTTTGATTCAAGGTGCTGAGGCAATTGGCAAGAGCTCGGGCCAGGCCCTGACTGCCATTCAGCAGATCTTCCAGAAACTGGAATTCAACAACATTGGCTATGCCTTGACGGGCCTGGCTTCGTTGCAGCTCTCAGCCGGTAATGCCAGCATTTTGGTGTTCGGCCTGGGCATCCTGATCGTCTATCTGGTGCTGTCGGCCCAGTACGAGAGCTACGTCACCCCGGTGATCATTCTGATGACGGTGCCGTTGGCCATGCTCGGCGCCCTGGTGTTTTTGGCATTGCGCTCTATTGACCTCAACATCTATGCCCAGGTGGGTCTGGTGACCCTGATCGGCCTGGCGGCCAAGAACGGCATCCTGATTGTGGAGGTGGCAGAACAGCATCTGGAGGAGGGCATGGGCGTTGTCGAGGCAGCC
- a CDS encoding alpha/beta hydrolase, with the protein MASFLVNRFDTPVIKGLLAGLFWGTALSAVALPASAAVDNNLPVRWNTGGAVWSTNQDAFNTFLQSGEVTDRGLEGGLNRSGWTAAEVREGMNKAYNVDFVGVSRFLYSDAGVKFLKNQTSSYFPYWSMNTYAVQALRSAIVADARDGQISAAGIMNALPTDMRLADFCNTYTGAQNVCAEGRCQGDAQCTSLLSWYVFLPACLQANQMADPVAEVRITPAPAQQYQPDAIRGLW; encoded by the coding sequence ATGGCTAGCTTTTTAGTGAACCGATTCGATACTCCCGTGATCAAGGGCTTGCTGGCCGGCCTGTTTTGGGGTACGGCCCTCTCGGCGGTGGCCCTGCCAGCGTCCGCCGCAGTCGACAACAATCTCCCCGTTCGTTGGAACACCGGCGGCGCCGTGTGGTCCACCAACCAGGATGCCTTCAATACATTCCTGCAGTCTGGTGAAGTCACCGATCGGGGCCTGGAAGGGGGCCTGAACCGCTCCGGTTGGACCGCCGCCGAAGTGCGTGAAGGCATGAACAAGGCCTACAACGTCGACTTCGTTGGCGTCTCCCGCTTCCTCTACTCGGATGCCGGCGTCAAGTTCCTCAAGAACCAGACCTCCAGCTACTTCCCCTACTGGAGCATGAACACCTATGCGGTGCAGGCCCTGCGTTCGGCCATCGTGGCCGATGCCCGCGATGGGCAGATTTCCGCAGCTGGGATCATGAACGCCCTGCCGACGGACATGCGCCTGGCTGACTTCTGCAACACCTACACCGGTGCCCAGAACGTCTGTGCCGAGGGGCGTTGTCAGGGCGACGCCCAGTGCACCTCCCTGCTCTCCTGGTATGTGTTCCTGCCAGCCTGCCTCCAGGCCAACCAGATGGCCGATCCAGTGGCTGAGGTGCGCATCACTCCGGCTCCGGCCCAGCAGTACCAGCCCGATGCCATTCGCGGCCTCTGGTGA
- a CDS encoding 4'-phosphopantetheinyl transferase superfamily protein has product MSLGTGWDPPSAGRNARPLLWLVPLVGAGLASLSAEELGWGEGLPALQRLRYWHSRAALRQVLAPVLGCVPAAVPLCSPPGQPPRLLEGLGWISLSHSGQGLLIGYSGEPIGVDLELVGRPLDAAALMRRFYPIGEQGQLEGLTGEALRMAVLTSWVLKEAAIKWRQSSLAVELHNWSCDHSCSQLQHIGEGLQPDCCTATAAEWRWAAVGNGCYYPRMDMRF; this is encoded by the coding sequence TTGAGCCTAGGAACTGGCTGGGACCCGCCGTCGGCGGGCAGAAACGCAAGGCCCCTGCTCTGGTTGGTGCCCCTGGTGGGAGCCGGGCTGGCCAGCCTCTCCGCCGAGGAGTTGGGCTGGGGCGAGGGGCTGCCCGCTCTCCAGCGCCTTCGTTATTGGCACAGTCGCGCTGCCCTGCGGCAGGTGTTGGCCCCTGTCCTGGGCTGCGTGCCCGCAGCCGTGCCGCTCTGTAGCCCGCCTGGCCAGCCGCCGCGCCTGCTGGAGGGGCTGGGCTGGATCAGCCTCAGCCACAGTGGCCAGGGGCTGCTGATCGGCTATTCGGGTGAGCCGATCGGCGTGGATCTCGAGCTGGTGGGCCGTCCCCTCGATGCCGCCGCTTTGATGCGCAGGTTTTATCCGATTGGGGAACAGGGGCAACTCGAGGGGCTGACGGGAGAGGCTCTGCGCATGGCGGTGCTCACCAGCTGGGTGCTCAAAGAGGCGGCGATCAAGTGGCGCCAGAGCAGCTTGGCGGTGGAGCTCCACAACTGGAGTTGCGACCATTCCTGCAGCCAGCTACAGCATATTGGCGAAGGATTGCAGCCGGATTGCTGCACTGCGACGGCGGCAGAATGGCGCTGGGCGGCCGTGGGCAACGGCTGTTACTACCCCCGGATGGATATGCGGTTTTGA
- a CDS encoding type III pantothenate kinase, whose amino-acid sequence MRHPPARVDGRGHLSGARWLLIGNSRWHWAMAGSGGLHCWSGPAGEGGLEGLVGWAAVGPVPPGVALDPRRRLHLSDVPLSDVPPWLGLDRALAGWQAHRLSGQAGLVADAGTALSLTRITAEGCFAGGRLLAGAGLQLHALAGATVALPRLQLPPQLPPQLPADSWPRSTEAAMATGVLRGLAAAIAQAAIEAEGQGPGTILWITGGDGELLAPLVEELLAASPIAVRRAPQLVLEALSALRPGPAR is encoded by the coding sequence ATGCGGCATCCACCTGCCCGGGTTGATGGGCGAGGGCATCTGAGCGGGGCCCGTTGGCTGTTGATCGGCAACAGTCGATGGCACTGGGCCATGGCCGGCTCTGGCGGCCTCCACTGCTGGAGCGGGCCTGCCGGGGAGGGGGGGCTCGAGGGGCTGGTGGGCTGGGCGGCGGTCGGTCCGGTGCCGCCGGGGGTGGCTCTGGATCCCAGGCGGCGGCTCCATTTGTCCGATGTGCCCCTGAGCGATGTGCCCCCATGGTTGGGTCTCGATCGGGCCCTGGCAGGCTGGCAGGCCCATCGTCTCAGCGGCCAAGCCGGGTTGGTGGCAGATGCGGGCACGGCGCTCAGTCTCACCCGGATTACGGCCGAAGGGTGTTTCGCCGGAGGGCGGCTGCTGGCGGGTGCCGGCCTGCAGTTGCATGCCCTGGCAGGGGCCACGGTTGCTCTGCCCCGGCTCCAGTTGCCTCCTCAGTTGCCCCCCCAGTTGCCAGCCGATAGCTGGCCCCGCAGCACCGAGGCCGCCATGGCCACCGGGGTGCTGCGGGGTCTGGCCGCAGCCATTGCCCAGGCTGCCATTGAGGCAGAGGGGCAGGGGCCGGGCACGATTCTCTGGATCACAGGCGGCGATGGCGAGCTGCTGGCCCCCCTGGTGGAGGAGCTGCTGGCGGCCAGTCCCATCGCGGTGCGGCGAGCCCCCCAGCTCGTGCTCGAGGCCCTCTCTGCGCTCAGGCCAGGCCCAGCTCGCTGA
- a CDS encoding AAA family ATPase, translating into MSDLFSHQREITLARVAPLADRLRPRTLDDFVGQEAILGPGRLLRRAIAADRVGNLILHGPPGVGKTTLARIIAGSTRAHFSSLNAVLAGVKDLRIEVDGAKERLARHGLRTTLFIDEVHRFNSAQQDALLPWVENGTLTLIGATTENPYFEVNKALVSRSRLFRLQPLEAPHLHQLLGRALRDPEVGYGDRTIVVTPEAADHLVDVAGGDARSLLNALELAVETTPAQADGRIVIDLTIAEESIQQRAVLYDKQGDAHFDTISAFIKSLRGSDPDAALFWLARMVEAGENPRFIFRRMLIAAGEDIGLADPQAVVVVEACAAAFERVGLPEGLYPLAQAALYLAGAEKSNSVLGFFDALKSVRETSRQQVPSHLRDAHRDGQAFGDGVGYRYPHAYAEHWVAQNYLPNALQGEVFWQPGNLGWEGQRRERLQQRRAAQLAAAAELAADQGDVLSSGPDDPQLERWLQRQAAAEGERLDSLRSRFWEGVSWQRTDRVLVLEARSLLWALDPLAATPEGGVVITVAQDCDRERLAAQLQILDSLSKPQLLVVPQACPEALGTQLEAQSGDRFDWVVARQAWQGLSAAQVEHWIGVVGARLAPSGQWRLLFSSPQLGPAAGLLALLGSPQGPLGTLLDELVVLELQQLELLEGSGQAAQRALNDRGWDGHGQRWQETLQLELSAALLERWLAPGSAYLDQIAALRGSPLGAEALQVLREGFSACLGQFLPQKLEHTLLIARRKAGTKAKLASKKPRPGRGS; encoded by the coding sequence TTGAGCGACCTGTTCAGCCATCAACGCGAGATCACCCTGGCCAGGGTGGCGCCCCTGGCCGATCGCTTGCGGCCGCGGACCCTCGACGACTTTGTGGGCCAGGAGGCAATCCTGGGGCCGGGCCGGCTGCTACGCCGGGCAATCGCTGCCGACCGGGTCGGCAACCTGATCCTGCACGGCCCGCCGGGGGTGGGCAAAACCACCCTGGCCCGGATCATCGCCGGCAGCACCCGGGCCCACTTCAGCAGCCTCAATGCCGTGCTCGCCGGCGTCAAGGATCTGCGAATTGAGGTGGATGGGGCCAAGGAGCGCCTGGCCCGCCACGGCCTGCGCACCACTCTGTTCATCGATGAGGTGCACCGCTTCAACAGCGCCCAGCAGGATGCCCTGCTGCCCTGGGTGGAAAACGGCACGCTCACCTTGATTGGCGCCACCACCGAAAACCCCTACTTCGAGGTCAACAAGGCCCTGGTCAGCCGCTCCCGGCTATTTCGCCTGCAACCCCTCGAAGCCCCCCACCTGCACCAGCTACTGGGGCGGGCCCTGCGCGATCCGGAGGTGGGCTACGGCGACCGCACCATCGTCGTCACCCCTGAGGCGGCCGACCACCTGGTGGATGTGGCCGGCGGCGATGCCCGCAGCCTGCTCAATGCCCTGGAGCTGGCGGTGGAGACAACCCCGGCCCAGGCCGATGGCCGGATCGTCATCGACCTGACCATCGCCGAGGAGTCAATCCAGCAGCGGGCGGTGCTCTACGACAAGCAGGGGGATGCCCACTTCGACACGATCAGTGCCTTCATCAAGTCGCTGCGGGGCTCCGATCCGGATGCGGCCCTCTTCTGGCTGGCCCGCATGGTGGAGGCCGGCGAAAACCCCCGCTTTATCTTCCGCCGCATGCTGATCGCCGCCGGCGAAGACATCGGCCTGGCCGATCCCCAGGCGGTGGTGGTGGTGGAAGCCTGTGCGGCGGCGTTTGAGAGGGTGGGCCTGCCGGAGGGCCTCTACCCCCTGGCCCAGGCGGCGCTCTACCTGGCGGGGGCCGAGAAGAGCAACAGCGTGCTGGGCTTCTTTGATGCCCTCAAAAGCGTGCGCGAAACCAGCCGCCAACAGGTGCCATCCCACCTGCGCGATGCCCACCGCGATGGCCAGGCCTTTGGCGATGGGGTGGGTTATCGCTATCCCCATGCCTACGCCGAGCACTGGGTCGCCCAGAACTACTTGCCCAACGCGCTGCAGGGGGAGGTGTTCTGGCAACCCGGCAACCTGGGCTGGGAAGGCCAGAGGCGGGAGCGGTTGCAACAGCGGCGGGCCGCCCAACTGGCCGCCGCGGCCGAACTGGCCGCCGACCAGGGCGACGTGCTGAGCAGCGGCCCCGATGATCCCCAGTTGGAGCGCTGGCTGCAGCGCCAGGCCGCCGCTGAAGGGGAGAGGCTCGACAGCCTGAGGAGTCGATTCTGGGAAGGGGTGAGCTGGCAGCGCACCGACAGGGTGCTGGTGCTTGAGGCCCGCTCCTTGCTCTGGGCCCTCGACCCCCTGGCCGCCACCCCTGAGGGCGGCGTGGTGATCACCGTGGCTCAAGATTGCGACCGGGAGCGGTTGGCGGCCCAGCTACAGATTCTCGACAGCCTTAGCAAGCCCCAGCTGCTGGTGGTGCCCCAGGCCTGTCCGGAGGCGCTTGGGACCCAACTGGAAGCCCAAAGCGGCGATCGTTTCGACTGGGTGGTGGCTCGCCAAGCCTGGCAAGGCCTCAGTGCCGCCCAGGTGGAGCACTGGATTGGGGTGGTTGGGGCCAGGCTGGCCCCCTCAGGCCAATGGCGGCTGTTGTTCAGCAGCCCCCAGCTGGGGCCCGCCGCAGGGCTGCTGGCCCTGCTGGGCTCCCCCCAGGGCCCCTTGGGAACCCTGCTGGATGAACTCGTCGTACTGGAACTGCAGCAGCTGGAGCTTCTTGAGGGCAGTGGGCAAGCGGCCCAGCGCGCCCTGAACGACCGGGGCTGGGATGGGCATGGGCAGCGCTGGCAGGAAACCCTCCAGCTGGAGCTCTCCGCCGCCCTGCTCGAGCGCTGGCTCGCCCCTGGCAGCGCCTACCTAGACCAGATAGCCGCCCTGCGCGGCAGCCCCCTGGGCGCCGAGGCGCTGCAAGTTTTGCGGGAAGGATTCAGCGCCTGCCTTGGCCAATTCCTGCCCCAGAAGCTGGAGCACACCCTGCTGATCGCCCGGCGGAAAGCGGGCACCAAAGCCAAACTGGCATCAAAAAAGCCCCGGCCAGGCCGGGGCAGTTAG
- the bcp gene encoding thioredoxin-dependent thiol peroxidase, with protein sequence MALQIGDPAPEFTLPDQDGNPVSLSQLKGKRVVIYFYPKDDTPGCTKEACNFRDQWSAFENHAITVLGISKDAAGSHAKFIAKYSLPFTLLSDAEPCPVAAAYGSYGLKKFMGKEYMGMMRHTFVVDGEGRLEKIFTKVKAETMADDILSELGLA encoded by the coding sequence ATGGCCCTGCAGATCGGCGATCCTGCCCCCGAGTTCACCCTGCCCGACCAGGACGGCAATCCGGTAAGCCTCTCCCAGTTGAAAGGTAAGCGGGTTGTGATCTATTTCTATCCGAAGGATGACACCCCCGGCTGCACCAAGGAGGCCTGCAACTTCCGCGACCAGTGGAGTGCCTTTGAAAACCATGCCATCACGGTGCTGGGCATCAGCAAAGACGCTGCTGGCAGCCACGCCAAGTTCATAGCCAAATACAGCCTCCCTTTCACCCTGCTCAGCGACGCCGAGCCCTGTCCGGTGGCGGCGGCCTACGGAAGCTACGGACTGAAGAAATTCATGGGCAAGGAGTACATGGGCATGATGCGCCACACCTTTGTGGTGGATGGGGAAGGCCGACTGGAGAAGATCTTCACCAAGGTGAAAGCCGAAACCATGGCCGACGACATTCTCAGCGAGCTGGGCCTGGCCTGA